A window from Camelus dromedarius isolate mCamDro1 chromosome 9, mCamDro1.pat, whole genome shotgun sequence encodes these proteins:
- the KIFC3 gene encoding kinesin-like protein KIFC3 isoform X1: MVPSRRTWNLGATPSLRGLWRVGRAGEPELRMARPAPAGPAARPFPHTGPGRLRTGRGKDTPAGGDEDSGTRSAARPALAQCRALSVDWAGPGSPHKLYLTVQQALQDKGCKSKSQGTKEEKPPKRQAPAPRRDGEAQEAGGAMNVEKTGGRLFGSGRRSSLSGPPGAAPVVHRMVEAMSQLQEEKAQLQEELVALRERLAVRDSDRQATSTQLQHQVENLKEKLISQAQEVSRLRSELGGTDLEKHRDLLMVENERLRQEMRRCEAELQELRAKPAAPCTGCEHSQESAQLRDKLSQLQLEVAENKGMLSELNLEVQQKTDRLAEVELRLKDCLAEKAQEEERLSRRLRDSHETIASLRAQSPPVKYVIKTVEVESSKTKQALSESQARNQHLQEQVAMQRQVLKEMEQQLQSSHQLTVQLRAQIAMYESELERAHGQMLEEMQSLEEDKNRAIEEAFARAQVEMKAVHENLAGVRTNLLTLQPALRTLTNDYNGLKRQVRGFPLLLQEALRSVKAEIGQAIEEVNSNNQELLRKYRRELQLRKKCHNELVRLKGNIRVIARVRPVTKEDGEGPESTSAVTFDPDDDSIIHLLHKGKPVSFELDKVFSPRASQQDVFQEVQALITSCIDGFNVCIFAYGQTGAGKTYTMEGTTENPGINQRALQLLFSEVQEKASDWEYTITVSAAEIYNEVLRDLLGQEPQEKLEIRLCPDGSGQLYVPGLTEFQVQSVEDINKVFEFGHTNRTTEFTNLNEHSSRSHALLIVTVRGVDCSTGLRTTGKLNLVDLAGSERVGKSGAEGSRLREAQHINKSLSALGDVIAALRSRQGHVPFRNSKLTYLLQDSLSGDSKTLMVVQVSPVEKNTSETLYSLKFAERVRSVELGPGSRRAELGSWSSQEHLEWDPACQTPQPSARAHSAPGSGTTSRPGSIRRKLQPSGKTRPLPV; the protein is encoded by the exons ATGGTCCCCTCTCGCAGGACGTGGAACCTGGGAGCCACGCCCTCGCTGCGCGGCCTGTGGCGAGTGGGCCGGGCCGGGGAGCCGGAGCTGAGGATGGCTCGCCCCGCCCCAGCTGGCCCGGCCGCCCGCCCTTTCCCACACACCGGCCCGGGGAGGTTGAGAACTG GGCGTGGAAAAGACACCCCGGCCGGCGGTGACGAGGACTCTGGCACCCGAAGTGCAGCCCGCCCGGCCCTAGCTCAGTGCCGAGCCCTCAGCGTGGACTGGGCTGGCCCCGGGAGCCCACACAAGCTCTACCTGACCGTGCAG CAGGCCCTGCAGGACAAGGGGTGCAAGAGCAAGAGTCAGGGGACAAAAGAAGAGAAACCCCCGAAGAGGCAGGCGCCGGCCCCCAGGCGGGACGGGGAGGCCCAGGAAGCTGGTGGTGCCATGAATGTAGAGAAAACAG GTGGGCGGCTCTTTGGCAGCGGGAGGCGCTCGAGCCTGTCGGGGCCGCCGGGTGCGGCCCCTGTGGTACATAGAATGGTGGAGGCCATGTCCCAGCTGCAGGAGGAGAAAGCccagctgcaggaggagctggtggcgCTGCGGGAGAGGCTGGCTGTCCGCGACAGTGATCGGCAAGCCACATCCACCCAGCTGCAGCACCAG GTAGAAAACCTGAAGGAGAAGCTTATAAGCCAGGCCCAGGAAGTGAGCCGCCTTCGATCGGAGCTG GGAGGCACCGACTTGGAGAAGCACCGGGACCTGCTGATGGTGGAGAATGAGCGACTGAGGCAGGAGATGCGGCGCTGCGAGGCGGAGCTGCAGGAGCTGCGGGCCAAGCCAGCAGCCCCCTGCACGGGCTGTGAGCACAGCCAG GAGAGTGCCCAGCTCCGTGACAAGCTGTCCCAGCTACAGCTGGAGGTGGCGGAGAACAAAGGCATGCTGTCAGAGCTGAATCTGGAGGTGCAGCAGAAGACTGACCGGCTGGCCGAGGTGGAGCTGCGGCTCAAGGACTGCCTGGCCGAGAAGGCGCAGGAGGAGGAGCGGCTCAGCCGACGCCTGCGCGATAGCCACGAGACTATTGCCAGCCTGCGGGCCCAGTCGCCACCCGTCAAG TACGTCATCAAGACGGTGGAGGTGGAGTCATCCAAGACCAAGCAGGCCCTCAGTGAGTCCCAGGCCCGGAACCAGCACCTGCAGGAGCAGGTGGCCATGCAGAGGCAGGTGCTGAAGGAGATGGAGCAGCAGCTGCAGAGCTCTCACCAGCTGACTGTGCAGCTCCGGGCGCAG ATCGCCATGTACGAGTCGGAGCTGGAGCGGGCACATGGGCAGATGCTGGAGGAGATGCAGTCCCTGGAGGAGGACAAGAACCGGGCCATCGAGGAGGCCTTTGCCAGAGCCCAGGTGGAGATGAAGGCCGTGCACGAGAACCTGGCAG GCGTCCGGACCAACCTGCTGACACTGCAGCCCGCCCTGCGGACCCTGACCAACGACTACAACGGGCTGAAGCGCCAGGTGCGCGGCTTCCCTCTGCTGCTACAGGAGGCGCTCAGGAGCGTCAAGGCCGAG ATCGGCCAGGCCATCGAGGAGGTCAACAGCAACAACCAGGAGCTGCTGCGCAAATACCGCCGGGAGCTGCAGCTGCGTAAGAAGTGCCACAATGAGCTGGTGCGGCTGAAAG GGAACATCCGGGTGATTGCCCGTGTCCGGCCAGTCACCAAAGAGGACGGGGAAGGGCCCGAGTCGACCAGTGCTGTGACCTTTGATCCTGACGATGACTCCATCATTCACTTACTACACAAAGGAAAGCCTGTCTCCTTTGAGCTGGACAAGGTCTTCTCCCCACGGGCCTCACAGCAGGAT GTGTTCCAGGAGGTGCAGGCCCTGATCACCTCCTGCATCGACGGCTTCAACGTCTGCATCTTCGCCTATGGCCAGACGGGTGCTGGCAAGACATACACGATGGAG GGGACCACTGAGAACCCAGGCATCAATCAGCGGGCCTTGCAACTGCTCTTCTCCGAGGTGCAGGAGAAGGCATCAGACTGGGAGTACACCATCACCGTCAGCGCGGCCGAGATCTACAACGAGGTTCTCAG GGACCTGCTGGGGCAGGAGCCCCAGGAGAAACTGGAGATCCGGCTGTGCCCAGATGGAAGCGGGCAGCTGTATGTGCCAGGGCTGACTGAGTTCCAGGTGCAGAGTGTGGAGGACATCAACAAG GTGTTCGAGTTTGGCCACACCAACCGTACCACGGAGTTCACCAACCTGAACGAGCACAGCTCACGATCGCACGCCCTGCTCATCGTGACAGTGCGGGGCGTGGACTGCAGCACGGGCCTCCGAACCACTG GGAAGCTGAACCTGGTGGACTTGGCCGGATCAGAGCGCGTGGGCAAGTCGGGGGCGGAGGGCAGCCGCCTGCGGGAGGCGCAGCACATCAACAAGTCGCTGTCGGCCCTGGGGGATGTCATTGCTGCTCTGCGCTCCCGCCAGGGCCACGTGCCCTTCCGCAACTCCAAGCTCACCTACCTGCTGCAGGACTCACTCAGTGGGGACAGCAAGACCCTCATGGTGGTGCAG GTGTCCCCCGTGGAGAAGAATACCAGTGAGACGCTCTACTCCCTCAAGTTTGCCGAGAGGGTGCGCTCTGTGGAGCTGGGCCCCGGATCCCGCAGGGCAGAGCTCGGGTCCTGGTCCAGCCAGGAGCATCTAGAG TGGGACCCGGCTTGTCAGACCCCACAGCCCTCAGCTCGAGCCCACTCCGCCCCGGGCTCCGGGACCACTAGCCGCCCAGGCTCCATCAGGAGGAAGCTGCAGCCCTCGG GGAAGACGAGGCCGTTGCCTGTGTGA
- the KIFC3 gene encoding kinesin-like protein KIFC3 isoform X6 — MVPSRRTWNLGATPSLRGLWRVGRAGEPELRMARPAPAGPAARPFPHTGPGRLRTGRGKDTPAGGDEDSGTRSAARPALAQCRALSVDWAGPGSPHKLYLTVQVENLKEKLISQAQEVSRLRSELGGTDLEKHRDLLMVENERLRQEMRRCEAELQELRAKPAAPCTGCEHSQESAQLRDKLSQLQLEVAENKGMLSELNLEVQQKTDRLAEVELRLKDCLAEKAQEEERLSRRLRDSHETIASLRAQSPPVKYVIKTVEVESSKTKQALSESQARNQHLQEQVAMQRQVLKEMEQQLQSSHQLTVQLRAQIAMYESELERAHGQMLEEMQSLEEDKNRAIEEAFARAQVEMKAVHENLAGVRTNLLTLQPALRTLTNDYNGLKRQVRGFPLLLQEALRSVKAEIGQAIEEVNSNNQELLRKYRRELQLRKKCHNELVRLKGNIRVIARVRPVTKEDGEGPESTSAVTFDPDDDSIIHLLHKGKPVSFELDKVFSPRASQQDVFQEVQALITSCIDGFNVCIFAYGQTGAGKTYTMEGTTENPGINQRALQLLFSEVQEKASDWEYTITVSAAEIYNEVLRDLLGQEPQEKLEIRLCPDGSGQLYVPGLTEFQVQSVEDINKVFEFGHTNRTTEFTNLNEHSSRSHALLIVTVRGVDCSTGLRTTGKLNLVDLAGSERVGKSGAEGSRLREAQHINKSLSALGDVIAALRSRQGHVPFRNSKLTYLLQDSLSGDSKTLMVVQVSPVEKNTSETLYSLKFAERVRSVELGPGSRRAELGSWSSQEHLEWDPACQTPQPSARAHSAPGSGTTSRPGSIRRKLQPSGKTRPLPV, encoded by the exons ATGGTCCCCTCTCGCAGGACGTGGAACCTGGGAGCCACGCCCTCGCTGCGCGGCCTGTGGCGAGTGGGCCGGGCCGGGGAGCCGGAGCTGAGGATGGCTCGCCCCGCCCCAGCTGGCCCGGCCGCCCGCCCTTTCCCACACACCGGCCCGGGGAGGTTGAGAACTG GGCGTGGAAAAGACACCCCGGCCGGCGGTGACGAGGACTCTGGCACCCGAAGTGCAGCCCGCCCGGCCCTAGCTCAGTGCCGAGCCCTCAGCGTGGACTGGGCTGGCCCCGGGAGCCCACACAAGCTCTACCTGACCGTGCAG GTAGAAAACCTGAAGGAGAAGCTTATAAGCCAGGCCCAGGAAGTGAGCCGCCTTCGATCGGAGCTG GGAGGCACCGACTTGGAGAAGCACCGGGACCTGCTGATGGTGGAGAATGAGCGACTGAGGCAGGAGATGCGGCGCTGCGAGGCGGAGCTGCAGGAGCTGCGGGCCAAGCCAGCAGCCCCCTGCACGGGCTGTGAGCACAGCCAG GAGAGTGCCCAGCTCCGTGACAAGCTGTCCCAGCTACAGCTGGAGGTGGCGGAGAACAAAGGCATGCTGTCAGAGCTGAATCTGGAGGTGCAGCAGAAGACTGACCGGCTGGCCGAGGTGGAGCTGCGGCTCAAGGACTGCCTGGCCGAGAAGGCGCAGGAGGAGGAGCGGCTCAGCCGACGCCTGCGCGATAGCCACGAGACTATTGCCAGCCTGCGGGCCCAGTCGCCACCCGTCAAG TACGTCATCAAGACGGTGGAGGTGGAGTCATCCAAGACCAAGCAGGCCCTCAGTGAGTCCCAGGCCCGGAACCAGCACCTGCAGGAGCAGGTGGCCATGCAGAGGCAGGTGCTGAAGGAGATGGAGCAGCAGCTGCAGAGCTCTCACCAGCTGACTGTGCAGCTCCGGGCGCAG ATCGCCATGTACGAGTCGGAGCTGGAGCGGGCACATGGGCAGATGCTGGAGGAGATGCAGTCCCTGGAGGAGGACAAGAACCGGGCCATCGAGGAGGCCTTTGCCAGAGCCCAGGTGGAGATGAAGGCCGTGCACGAGAACCTGGCAG GCGTCCGGACCAACCTGCTGACACTGCAGCCCGCCCTGCGGACCCTGACCAACGACTACAACGGGCTGAAGCGCCAGGTGCGCGGCTTCCCTCTGCTGCTACAGGAGGCGCTCAGGAGCGTCAAGGCCGAG ATCGGCCAGGCCATCGAGGAGGTCAACAGCAACAACCAGGAGCTGCTGCGCAAATACCGCCGGGAGCTGCAGCTGCGTAAGAAGTGCCACAATGAGCTGGTGCGGCTGAAAG GGAACATCCGGGTGATTGCCCGTGTCCGGCCAGTCACCAAAGAGGACGGGGAAGGGCCCGAGTCGACCAGTGCTGTGACCTTTGATCCTGACGATGACTCCATCATTCACTTACTACACAAAGGAAAGCCTGTCTCCTTTGAGCTGGACAAGGTCTTCTCCCCACGGGCCTCACAGCAGGAT GTGTTCCAGGAGGTGCAGGCCCTGATCACCTCCTGCATCGACGGCTTCAACGTCTGCATCTTCGCCTATGGCCAGACGGGTGCTGGCAAGACATACACGATGGAG GGGACCACTGAGAACCCAGGCATCAATCAGCGGGCCTTGCAACTGCTCTTCTCCGAGGTGCAGGAGAAGGCATCAGACTGGGAGTACACCATCACCGTCAGCGCGGCCGAGATCTACAACGAGGTTCTCAG GGACCTGCTGGGGCAGGAGCCCCAGGAGAAACTGGAGATCCGGCTGTGCCCAGATGGAAGCGGGCAGCTGTATGTGCCAGGGCTGACTGAGTTCCAGGTGCAGAGTGTGGAGGACATCAACAAG GTGTTCGAGTTTGGCCACACCAACCGTACCACGGAGTTCACCAACCTGAACGAGCACAGCTCACGATCGCACGCCCTGCTCATCGTGACAGTGCGGGGCGTGGACTGCAGCACGGGCCTCCGAACCACTG GGAAGCTGAACCTGGTGGACTTGGCCGGATCAGAGCGCGTGGGCAAGTCGGGGGCGGAGGGCAGCCGCCTGCGGGAGGCGCAGCACATCAACAAGTCGCTGTCGGCCCTGGGGGATGTCATTGCTGCTCTGCGCTCCCGCCAGGGCCACGTGCCCTTCCGCAACTCCAAGCTCACCTACCTGCTGCAGGACTCACTCAGTGGGGACAGCAAGACCCTCATGGTGGTGCAG GTGTCCCCCGTGGAGAAGAATACCAGTGAGACGCTCTACTCCCTCAAGTTTGCCGAGAGGGTGCGCTCTGTGGAGCTGGGCCCCGGATCCCGCAGGGCAGAGCTCGGGTCCTGGTCCAGCCAGGAGCATCTAGAG TGGGACCCGGCTTGTCAGACCCCACAGCCCTCAGCTCGAGCCCACTCCGCCCCGGGCTCCGGGACCACTAGCCGCCCAGGCTCCATCAGGAGGAAGCTGCAGCCCTCGG GGAAGACGAGGCCGTTGCCTGTGTGA
- the KIFC3 gene encoding kinesin-like protein KIFC3 isoform X3, translated as MVPSRRTWNLGATPSLRGLWRVGRAGEPELRMARPAPAGPAARPFPHTGPGRLRTGRGKDTPAGGDEDSGTRSAARPALAQCRALSVDWAGPGSPHKLYLTVQQALQDKGCKSKSQGTKEEKPPKRQAPAPRRDGEAQEAGGAMNVEKTGGRLFGSGRRSSLSGPPGAAPVVHRMVEAMSQLQEEKAQLQEELVALRERLAVRDSDRQATSTQLQHQVENLKEKLISQAQEVSRLRSELGGTDLEKHRDLLMVENERLRQEMRRCEAELQELRAKPAAPCTGCEHSQESAQLRDKLSQLQLEVAENKGMLSELNLEVQQKTDRLAEVELRLKDCLAEKAQEEERLSRRLRDSHETIASLRAQSPPVKYVIKTVEVESSKTKQALSESQARNQHLQEQVAMQRQVLKEMEQQLQSSHQLTVQLRAQIAMYESELERAHGQMLEEMQSLEEDKNRAIEEAFARAQVEMKAVHENLAGVRTNLLTLQPALRTLTNDYNGLKRQVRGFPLLLQEALRSVKAEIGQAIEEVNSNNQELLRKYRRELQLRKKCHNELVRLKGNIRVIARVRPVTKEDGEGPESTSAVTFDPDDDSIIHLLHKGKPVSFELDKVFSPRASQQDVFQEVQALITSCIDGFNVCIFAYGQTGAGKTYTMEGTTENPGINQRALQLLFSEVQEKASDWEYTITVSAAEIYNEVLRDLLGQEPQEKLEIRLCPDGSGQLYVPGLTEFQVQSVEDINKVFEFGHTNRTTEFTNLNEHSSRSHALLIVTVRGVDCSTGLRTTGKLNLVDLAGSERVGKSGAEGSRLREAQHINKSLSALGDVIAALRSRQGHVPFRNSKLTYLLQDSLSGDSKTLMVVQVSPVEKNTSETLYSLKFAERVRSVELGPGSRRAELGSWSSQEHLEWDPACQTPQPSARAHSAPGSGTTSRPGSIRRKLQPSA; from the exons ATGGTCCCCTCTCGCAGGACGTGGAACCTGGGAGCCACGCCCTCGCTGCGCGGCCTGTGGCGAGTGGGCCGGGCCGGGGAGCCGGAGCTGAGGATGGCTCGCCCCGCCCCAGCTGGCCCGGCCGCCCGCCCTTTCCCACACACCGGCCCGGGGAGGTTGAGAACTG GGCGTGGAAAAGACACCCCGGCCGGCGGTGACGAGGACTCTGGCACCCGAAGTGCAGCCCGCCCGGCCCTAGCTCAGTGCCGAGCCCTCAGCGTGGACTGGGCTGGCCCCGGGAGCCCACACAAGCTCTACCTGACCGTGCAG CAGGCCCTGCAGGACAAGGGGTGCAAGAGCAAGAGTCAGGGGACAAAAGAAGAGAAACCCCCGAAGAGGCAGGCGCCGGCCCCCAGGCGGGACGGGGAGGCCCAGGAAGCTGGTGGTGCCATGAATGTAGAGAAAACAG GTGGGCGGCTCTTTGGCAGCGGGAGGCGCTCGAGCCTGTCGGGGCCGCCGGGTGCGGCCCCTGTGGTACATAGAATGGTGGAGGCCATGTCCCAGCTGCAGGAGGAGAAAGCccagctgcaggaggagctggtggcgCTGCGGGAGAGGCTGGCTGTCCGCGACAGTGATCGGCAAGCCACATCCACCCAGCTGCAGCACCAG GTAGAAAACCTGAAGGAGAAGCTTATAAGCCAGGCCCAGGAAGTGAGCCGCCTTCGATCGGAGCTG GGAGGCACCGACTTGGAGAAGCACCGGGACCTGCTGATGGTGGAGAATGAGCGACTGAGGCAGGAGATGCGGCGCTGCGAGGCGGAGCTGCAGGAGCTGCGGGCCAAGCCAGCAGCCCCCTGCACGGGCTGTGAGCACAGCCAG GAGAGTGCCCAGCTCCGTGACAAGCTGTCCCAGCTACAGCTGGAGGTGGCGGAGAACAAAGGCATGCTGTCAGAGCTGAATCTGGAGGTGCAGCAGAAGACTGACCGGCTGGCCGAGGTGGAGCTGCGGCTCAAGGACTGCCTGGCCGAGAAGGCGCAGGAGGAGGAGCGGCTCAGCCGACGCCTGCGCGATAGCCACGAGACTATTGCCAGCCTGCGGGCCCAGTCGCCACCCGTCAAG TACGTCATCAAGACGGTGGAGGTGGAGTCATCCAAGACCAAGCAGGCCCTCAGTGAGTCCCAGGCCCGGAACCAGCACCTGCAGGAGCAGGTGGCCATGCAGAGGCAGGTGCTGAAGGAGATGGAGCAGCAGCTGCAGAGCTCTCACCAGCTGACTGTGCAGCTCCGGGCGCAG ATCGCCATGTACGAGTCGGAGCTGGAGCGGGCACATGGGCAGATGCTGGAGGAGATGCAGTCCCTGGAGGAGGACAAGAACCGGGCCATCGAGGAGGCCTTTGCCAGAGCCCAGGTGGAGATGAAGGCCGTGCACGAGAACCTGGCAG GCGTCCGGACCAACCTGCTGACACTGCAGCCCGCCCTGCGGACCCTGACCAACGACTACAACGGGCTGAAGCGCCAGGTGCGCGGCTTCCCTCTGCTGCTACAGGAGGCGCTCAGGAGCGTCAAGGCCGAG ATCGGCCAGGCCATCGAGGAGGTCAACAGCAACAACCAGGAGCTGCTGCGCAAATACCGCCGGGAGCTGCAGCTGCGTAAGAAGTGCCACAATGAGCTGGTGCGGCTGAAAG GGAACATCCGGGTGATTGCCCGTGTCCGGCCAGTCACCAAAGAGGACGGGGAAGGGCCCGAGTCGACCAGTGCTGTGACCTTTGATCCTGACGATGACTCCATCATTCACTTACTACACAAAGGAAAGCCTGTCTCCTTTGAGCTGGACAAGGTCTTCTCCCCACGGGCCTCACAGCAGGAT GTGTTCCAGGAGGTGCAGGCCCTGATCACCTCCTGCATCGACGGCTTCAACGTCTGCATCTTCGCCTATGGCCAGACGGGTGCTGGCAAGACATACACGATGGAG GGGACCACTGAGAACCCAGGCATCAATCAGCGGGCCTTGCAACTGCTCTTCTCCGAGGTGCAGGAGAAGGCATCAGACTGGGAGTACACCATCACCGTCAGCGCGGCCGAGATCTACAACGAGGTTCTCAG GGACCTGCTGGGGCAGGAGCCCCAGGAGAAACTGGAGATCCGGCTGTGCCCAGATGGAAGCGGGCAGCTGTATGTGCCAGGGCTGACTGAGTTCCAGGTGCAGAGTGTGGAGGACATCAACAAG GTGTTCGAGTTTGGCCACACCAACCGTACCACGGAGTTCACCAACCTGAACGAGCACAGCTCACGATCGCACGCCCTGCTCATCGTGACAGTGCGGGGCGTGGACTGCAGCACGGGCCTCCGAACCACTG GGAAGCTGAACCTGGTGGACTTGGCCGGATCAGAGCGCGTGGGCAAGTCGGGGGCGGAGGGCAGCCGCCTGCGGGAGGCGCAGCACATCAACAAGTCGCTGTCGGCCCTGGGGGATGTCATTGCTGCTCTGCGCTCCCGCCAGGGCCACGTGCCCTTCCGCAACTCCAAGCTCACCTACCTGCTGCAGGACTCACTCAGTGGGGACAGCAAGACCCTCATGGTGGTGCAG GTGTCCCCCGTGGAGAAGAATACCAGTGAGACGCTCTACTCCCTCAAGTTTGCCGAGAGGGTGCGCTCTGTGGAGCTGGGCCCCGGATCCCGCAGGGCAGAGCTCGGGTCCTGGTCCAGCCAGGAGCATCTAGAG TGGGACCCGGCTTGTCAGACCCCACAGCCCTCAGCTCGAGCCCACTCCGCCCCGGGCTCCGGGACCACTAGCCGCCCAGGCTCCATCAGGAGGAAGCTGCAGCCCTCGG CCTGA
- the KIFC3 gene encoding kinesin-like protein KIFC3 isoform X2, whose protein sequence is MVPSRRTWNLGATPSLRGLWRVGRAGEPELRMARPAPAGPAARPFPHTGPGRLRTGRGKDTPAGGDEDSGTRSAARPALAQCRALSVDWAGPGSPHKLYLTVQALQDKGCKSKSQGTKEEKPPKRQAPAPRRDGEAQEAGGAMNVEKTGGRLFGSGRRSSLSGPPGAAPVVHRMVEAMSQLQEEKAQLQEELVALRERLAVRDSDRQATSTQLQHQVENLKEKLISQAQEVSRLRSELGGTDLEKHRDLLMVENERLRQEMRRCEAELQELRAKPAAPCTGCEHSQESAQLRDKLSQLQLEVAENKGMLSELNLEVQQKTDRLAEVELRLKDCLAEKAQEEERLSRRLRDSHETIASLRAQSPPVKYVIKTVEVESSKTKQALSESQARNQHLQEQVAMQRQVLKEMEQQLQSSHQLTVQLRAQIAMYESELERAHGQMLEEMQSLEEDKNRAIEEAFARAQVEMKAVHENLAGVRTNLLTLQPALRTLTNDYNGLKRQVRGFPLLLQEALRSVKAEIGQAIEEVNSNNQELLRKYRRELQLRKKCHNELVRLKGNIRVIARVRPVTKEDGEGPESTSAVTFDPDDDSIIHLLHKGKPVSFELDKVFSPRASQQDVFQEVQALITSCIDGFNVCIFAYGQTGAGKTYTMEGTTENPGINQRALQLLFSEVQEKASDWEYTITVSAAEIYNEVLRDLLGQEPQEKLEIRLCPDGSGQLYVPGLTEFQVQSVEDINKVFEFGHTNRTTEFTNLNEHSSRSHALLIVTVRGVDCSTGLRTTGKLNLVDLAGSERVGKSGAEGSRLREAQHINKSLSALGDVIAALRSRQGHVPFRNSKLTYLLQDSLSGDSKTLMVVQVSPVEKNTSETLYSLKFAERVRSVELGPGSRRAELGSWSSQEHLEWDPACQTPQPSARAHSAPGSGTTSRPGSIRRKLQPSGKTRPLPV, encoded by the exons ATGGTCCCCTCTCGCAGGACGTGGAACCTGGGAGCCACGCCCTCGCTGCGCGGCCTGTGGCGAGTGGGCCGGGCCGGGGAGCCGGAGCTGAGGATGGCTCGCCCCGCCCCAGCTGGCCCGGCCGCCCGCCCTTTCCCACACACCGGCCCGGGGAGGTTGAGAACTG GGCGTGGAAAAGACACCCCGGCCGGCGGTGACGAGGACTCTGGCACCCGAAGTGCAGCCCGCCCGGCCCTAGCTCAGTGCCGAGCCCTCAGCGTGGACTGGGCTGGCCCCGGGAGCCCACACAAGCTCTACCTGACCGTGCAG GCCCTGCAGGACAAGGGGTGCAAGAGCAAGAGTCAGGGGACAAAAGAAGAGAAACCCCCGAAGAGGCAGGCGCCGGCCCCCAGGCGGGACGGGGAGGCCCAGGAAGCTGGTGGTGCCATGAATGTAGAGAAAACAG GTGGGCGGCTCTTTGGCAGCGGGAGGCGCTCGAGCCTGTCGGGGCCGCCGGGTGCGGCCCCTGTGGTACATAGAATGGTGGAGGCCATGTCCCAGCTGCAGGAGGAGAAAGCccagctgcaggaggagctggtggcgCTGCGGGAGAGGCTGGCTGTCCGCGACAGTGATCGGCAAGCCACATCCACCCAGCTGCAGCACCAG GTAGAAAACCTGAAGGAGAAGCTTATAAGCCAGGCCCAGGAAGTGAGCCGCCTTCGATCGGAGCTG GGAGGCACCGACTTGGAGAAGCACCGGGACCTGCTGATGGTGGAGAATGAGCGACTGAGGCAGGAGATGCGGCGCTGCGAGGCGGAGCTGCAGGAGCTGCGGGCCAAGCCAGCAGCCCCCTGCACGGGCTGTGAGCACAGCCAG GAGAGTGCCCAGCTCCGTGACAAGCTGTCCCAGCTACAGCTGGAGGTGGCGGAGAACAAAGGCATGCTGTCAGAGCTGAATCTGGAGGTGCAGCAGAAGACTGACCGGCTGGCCGAGGTGGAGCTGCGGCTCAAGGACTGCCTGGCCGAGAAGGCGCAGGAGGAGGAGCGGCTCAGCCGACGCCTGCGCGATAGCCACGAGACTATTGCCAGCCTGCGGGCCCAGTCGCCACCCGTCAAG TACGTCATCAAGACGGTGGAGGTGGAGTCATCCAAGACCAAGCAGGCCCTCAGTGAGTCCCAGGCCCGGAACCAGCACCTGCAGGAGCAGGTGGCCATGCAGAGGCAGGTGCTGAAGGAGATGGAGCAGCAGCTGCAGAGCTCTCACCAGCTGACTGTGCAGCTCCGGGCGCAG ATCGCCATGTACGAGTCGGAGCTGGAGCGGGCACATGGGCAGATGCTGGAGGAGATGCAGTCCCTGGAGGAGGACAAGAACCGGGCCATCGAGGAGGCCTTTGCCAGAGCCCAGGTGGAGATGAAGGCCGTGCACGAGAACCTGGCAG GCGTCCGGACCAACCTGCTGACACTGCAGCCCGCCCTGCGGACCCTGACCAACGACTACAACGGGCTGAAGCGCCAGGTGCGCGGCTTCCCTCTGCTGCTACAGGAGGCGCTCAGGAGCGTCAAGGCCGAG ATCGGCCAGGCCATCGAGGAGGTCAACAGCAACAACCAGGAGCTGCTGCGCAAATACCGCCGGGAGCTGCAGCTGCGTAAGAAGTGCCACAATGAGCTGGTGCGGCTGAAAG GGAACATCCGGGTGATTGCCCGTGTCCGGCCAGTCACCAAAGAGGACGGGGAAGGGCCCGAGTCGACCAGTGCTGTGACCTTTGATCCTGACGATGACTCCATCATTCACTTACTACACAAAGGAAAGCCTGTCTCCTTTGAGCTGGACAAGGTCTTCTCCCCACGGGCCTCACAGCAGGAT GTGTTCCAGGAGGTGCAGGCCCTGATCACCTCCTGCATCGACGGCTTCAACGTCTGCATCTTCGCCTATGGCCAGACGGGTGCTGGCAAGACATACACGATGGAG GGGACCACTGAGAACCCAGGCATCAATCAGCGGGCCTTGCAACTGCTCTTCTCCGAGGTGCAGGAGAAGGCATCAGACTGGGAGTACACCATCACCGTCAGCGCGGCCGAGATCTACAACGAGGTTCTCAG GGACCTGCTGGGGCAGGAGCCCCAGGAGAAACTGGAGATCCGGCTGTGCCCAGATGGAAGCGGGCAGCTGTATGTGCCAGGGCTGACTGAGTTCCAGGTGCAGAGTGTGGAGGACATCAACAAG GTGTTCGAGTTTGGCCACACCAACCGTACCACGGAGTTCACCAACCTGAACGAGCACAGCTCACGATCGCACGCCCTGCTCATCGTGACAGTGCGGGGCGTGGACTGCAGCACGGGCCTCCGAACCACTG GGAAGCTGAACCTGGTGGACTTGGCCGGATCAGAGCGCGTGGGCAAGTCGGGGGCGGAGGGCAGCCGCCTGCGGGAGGCGCAGCACATCAACAAGTCGCTGTCGGCCCTGGGGGATGTCATTGCTGCTCTGCGCTCCCGCCAGGGCCACGTGCCCTTCCGCAACTCCAAGCTCACCTACCTGCTGCAGGACTCACTCAGTGGGGACAGCAAGACCCTCATGGTGGTGCAG GTGTCCCCCGTGGAGAAGAATACCAGTGAGACGCTCTACTCCCTCAAGTTTGCCGAGAGGGTGCGCTCTGTGGAGCTGGGCCCCGGATCCCGCAGGGCAGAGCTCGGGTCCTGGTCCAGCCAGGAGCATCTAGAG TGGGACCCGGCTTGTCAGACCCCACAGCCCTCAGCTCGAGCCCACTCCGCCCCGGGCTCCGGGACCACTAGCCGCCCAGGCTCCATCAGGAGGAAGCTGCAGCCCTCGG GGAAGACGAGGCCGTTGCCTGTGTGA